Proteins co-encoded in one Gehongia tenuis genomic window:
- a CDS encoding antirestriction protein ArdA, whose product MRLYILNTTKPYNDDEDGYAGAWFSCPVTFEEIKEKLGVEKEEDFEIEDYELPFSLSPDMPLWEINALCRMVQEIEGTPLGNELNEIQAKWFHNISDFFDHKDEIRHYDVPDSASLAEYLVMEEHCFGELPPELAKHIDFISYGHELEQSDEYLFTTSGVFRYR is encoded by the coding sequence ATGAGATTATATATCCTAAACACCACAAAACCTTATAACGACGACGAGGATGGTTATGCTGGCGCATGGTTTTCCTGCCCTGTGACCTTTGAGGAAATCAAGGAAAAATTAGGCGTGGAAAAAGAGGAAGATTTTGAAATTGAGGACTACGAGCTGCCCTTTTCCCTAAGTCCTGATATGCCCCTTTGGGAAATCAACGCCCTGTGCCGCATGGTGCAGGAAATCGAGGGCACGCCCCTTGGCAATGAACTAAACGAGATACAGGCAAAGTGGTTTCACAACATCAGCGACTTTTTCGACCACAAGGACGAGATACGCCACTATGATGTGCCGGACTCGGCTTCTCTTGCAGAATACCTTGTCATGGAGGAACACTGCTTCGGAGAGCTGCCGCCGGAACTGGCAAAACACATAGACTTTATCTCCTACGGTCATGAGCTGGAACAAAGCGACGAATACCTCTTTACGACCAGCGGCGTGTTCCGCTATCGGTAA
- a CDS encoding DUF3789 domain-containing protein: MWHILFDLLLVSIGMGMGVLLMCILQVGKEADTHLEEMERSNEK, translated from the coding sequence ATGTGGCATATATTGTTTGACCTGTTGCTGGTATCAATCGGCATGGGAATGGGCGTGTTACTTATGTGTATTCTGCAAGTCGGGAAAGAAGCCGACACCCATTTAGAAGAAATGGAAAGGAGCAATGAAAAATGA